Proteins from a single region of Nakamurella deserti:
- a CDS encoding DUF2382 domain-containing protein, translating to MTAPRPREADAAPTAPSRAMTLSEERLAISTVRVPSRRVRLEKYVVTETRTITVQVSREEVRLVDVDLPDAGPVDEHAPAGSSGDADRWLTLSEERVVVTTETVPVERVRLEVSTVVEDRVVTDEIRREQIALERGTEFARGTGPGAIPTTTEDTE from the coding sequence ATGACCGCCCCCCGGCCCCGCGAGGCCGACGCCGCACCGACGGCCCCGTCCAGAGCGATGACCCTGTCGGAGGAGCGACTCGCGATCTCCACCGTGCGGGTGCCGTCCCGGCGGGTCCGCCTGGAGAAGTACGTGGTCACCGAGACCAGGACGATCACCGTCCAGGTCTCCCGGGAGGAGGTCCGCCTCGTCGACGTGGACCTGCCCGACGCCGGCCCGGTGGACGAACACGCCCCGGCAGGATCGTCCGGCGACGCCGACCGCTGGCTCACGCTGAGCGAGGAACGCGTCGTGGTCACCACCGAGACGGTGCCGGTCGAACGCGTCCGGCTCGAGGTGTCGACCGTCGTCGAGGACCGTGTGGTCACCGACGAGATCCGGCGCGAGCAGATCGCTCTCGAACGCGGAACCGAATTCGCCCGTGGCACCGGTCCCGGTGCCATCCCCACCACCACGGAGGACACCGAATGA